The window ACGCTGCTGCTGCACATGGACGTGACGCTGCCCACGCCGTGCTACGGCATCCGGAACGCTGTCGCGTACCTGACCGGCGACGTGCTGCACCTCGACTACGAGATCCACGATCCGGGCCTCTACGACTGCATCCAGGTCATCGCCGAGGGGGAGTTCGCGGTGGCGCACGGCCCGCTGCCGGCCGGCCAGTACCAGGTCGTGGTGCGCGAGCGGCAGTACTACGGCCCGCTCCTGGTCAACGAGTTCCACCTGTACGGGGAGCTGGCCGTGACGGGTGCCCAGCTGCAGGACGAGCGTCTGACCTGGAGTCGTGTCAAAGCGTCCTACCGCTAGTAGCCGTGTGATATAATCCTGCTTGATGCGTAATGGATATTGCCGATGACCACCGGGTGGGATGTGGATCGTGTGCGCCCTGCTCCTTGTGTACGGCAATCTCGTGGAGGGAGGCGCGTCCGGTCGTGAAGCGTGCGGTGTCGAGTTCCGTCCCCCGGGTCCTGTGCGCGGCGCTGCTGTGGTCGTGCCTTTGCGTCCCCCCGGCCTGCCTGGCGCAGGGCGCCGAGCCGCCGTCTATCTTCTCCAGCGACATCGAACCGGTCTTCGAGCATCTGACCATCGACGACGGCCTGCCGGAGAATTCGGTGCGGGCGATCCTGCAGGACCGCTGGGGCTTCCTGTGGCTCGGCACCCAGAACGGCCTGGTCCGCTACGACGGTTACGACATGCGTGTCTTTCTGCCCACGCCCGGCGATAGCACCGCCTTCGGAGGGCGGACCATCGAGGCGCTCTACGAGGACAGCGACGGCTACCTCTGGATCGGCACCTTCCTGAACGGCCTGTGGCGCTTCGATCCGCGCACGGAGACGTTCACCGGCTTCCCGCTGTTGCCGGAGGGTCTGAACGAAGGCGGCAGGGGCCGGGTCACGGACATCTGCGAGGATGGTTCGGGGCGGATCTGGGTCGCCTTGGAACAGGGCCTGGCCAGCCTGGACCGGAAGACCGGGCAGGGCCAGTGGTACGATCCCGACTTCCCCGAGGACGTCGGCCCGACGGATGAAGGATATTCGGCGGTGCTGGCCGACCGCTGGGGCCGGGTCTGGGCCGGCACCGAGGATCGCGGCATCGTGGTGCTGGATCTCGAGAAGGGGTCCATGCGCTTCCACACCCACGATCCGCAGGACGAGGCCACACTGGCCAGCCGCTTCGTCACCGACATCTACGAGGACGCCGCGGGGACGGTCTGGGTCACCTGCAACGGCGGTCTGTCGCGCTGGGATCCGGTCGCCGACGCCTTCTTTTCCCTGGTGCCCGCGCCGGTCGGCGACGAGGTCGACAACTACCTGGTCTGCATCACCCACGACGAGCGCGAGAACCTGTTCTGGATCGGAGCGGCGGCGGGCCTGTACGCCTTCGATCCCGCAGCGTCCCGTTTCCGCCTCTTCGCGCACGACCCGTCGCGCCCCCTGTCGCCGGTCAACGGGCCAGTCCTCAGCGTGATCTGCGACCGGTCCGGCCTGGTGTGGGCCGGATCCTGGCTCGCTGGCCTGAACAAGATGGACCCCGGGGGTGGGTGGTTCCGCATCCGGCGGCACGATCCGGCCGACCCCGGCAGCCTCGACCGCGACGGCGTGATGGCCATCCACGAAGACGCCGCCGACGTGCTCTGGGTGGGCACGAGCAGCGTGCCGCGCGGCGGCGGGCTGGGCGGCCTGAACCGCCGCGAACGGCCGGACGGTCCGTTCCGGACCCTGAACATGGCGCCGGGCGGCGGCCGCGAGATGCCGGCCGTCGTAGGTCTGCACGAGGACGCCGGGGGAACCCTCTGGATCGGCACCGTACGCGGGTTGTGGCGTGTGGACGGCGGCAGCGTGGTGAAGGTGCAGGCGGGCCAGGATCCAGAAGCGGCCGTGCTCTCCTCGGCGACCCTGCGCGCGGTCGTCTCGGACGCGCGCGGCAACCTGTGGATGGGCACCCACGGGGGGCTCTTCCGCTGGCATCGCCCGACCGGTCGGCTGGTCCGCTACCTGCGCGACCCCGGCGACCCGCACAGCATCAGCAGCAACACCATCACCCTGTTCCACGTGGACGGCCAGGGCCGGGTCTGGGCCAGCACGGACGACCGCGGCCTCAACCTCTACCGGCCGGAGACCGACGACTTCCGGCGTTACTTCGATCCCGAGCGGGGCCTGGACACGGTCATGGACATCCACGAGACGGCCGACGGCAAGTTCTGGCTTGGTTCGTTCGCGGGTCTGCTCCTGTTCGATCCCGAACATGGGGTCGAGACAATCTACGACCGTCGCCACGGCCTGCCCAACGATCAGGTGGTCTCCCTGCTGCCCGACGGCGCGGGCCGCCTCTGGCTGTCCACCGGCAAGGGCTTCGCGCGCTTCGATCCCGCGACGGAGGCGTTCAGGACCTTCGACGTGCGCGACGGGCTACCCAGCAACGAGGTGCATTTCGCCCATTGTCGCGGCCGCGACGGCACGCTCCATTTCGGCGGGCATCACGGCCTGGTGTCAATCCTGCCCGACCTCTTCCAGGACAATCCCGTGGTGCCGTCGGTGGTCCTGACGGACATCGCGGTCCAGGGCGCGTCGCTGCCCATCGGCGGCGATTCCCCCCTGGCGCAGCCGTCCCACATGACCGCGGCACTGGTCCTGGCCCACGACCGCAACGACGTCGCCTTCACCTTCACGGCCCTGGACTTCGGGCGCCCGGAGCGCAACGGCTACCGCTACCGTCTCGAGAACTACGACGCGCGGTGGCGGAACCAGGGCGGCGAGCGCACCGCCACCTATACGAACCTCGACCCCGGACGCTACGTGTTCAACGTGCAGGGCAGCAACCGCGACGGGGTGTGGAACGAGGCGGGCGTCTCGCTGGCGCTGACGATCTCGCCGCCCTGGTGGGAGACCGGCTGGGCCTACGCCCTGTACGTCCTGCTGGCGATCGCGCTGGCCTACGCCATCTATCGCCAGGTCGTCCAGAGGGAGCGGCTGCGCGCGGCCGTGGCAGTCGAGCACGCCGAAGCCCTACAGTACCAGGAGCTCGACCGCATGAAGTCGAGGTTCCTGGCCAACATCACCCACGAGTTCCGCACGCCGTTGACGCTGATCAAGGCGCCCCTGCAACGCCTGCAGGAGGGCGTCACGGCCGAGCCGGGGGATCTCTACGCGACGATGGCCCGCAACGCCGGTCGCCTGGGCCAGCTCATCGACCAGCTGCTGGACCTGTCGCGCCTGGAGGCCGGCCGCCTGCCGGTGAAATGGCGGCGGGAGGACTGCCTGGACTTCCTGCGCTTGCACGTGGCGTCGTTCCAATCGCTGGCCGAGGTCCGCGGCATCGAGCTCGTATCCGACATCCCCGGCGAGAAGTGCGACGCCTGGTGCGACCGCGACCTGCTTGACAAGCTGGCGGGCAACCTGCTGTCCAACGCCCTGAAGTTCACGCCCGAAGGCGGCCGGGTCGAGGTGGCGGTCGCCGTGGGGGCCGAGACCGACGAGATACGGGTCCCTGTGGCGCGGCACCGCGAGGGCGAGACGCGGTCCGCCCGGGCCCGCGAGCTCAGGATCACGGTCGCGAACACCGGCTCCTACATACCGCCCGCCGAATGCGAGAGGATCTTCGACCGGTTCCACCAGGTGGAGCGCCACGCGGGCAGCGGCATCGGCCTGGCCCTGGTCAAGGAGATCACCGAGTGGTTGGGCGGGCGTATCGCGGTGGAGAGCGACGAGCGGACCGGCACGCTTTTCACAGCCACCGTGCCCATCTTCGTCACGGCCCCCATCGATGAATACGAGGCGGACGCGGCCGAACCGGTCGAGACGGAGGATGCCGACAACGAGACCGCGGACGCGGCGACGGGGGAGACCGAGCGTCCGGACGAACCCGCACCGCTGGTGCTCGTTGTGGAGGACCATCCCGATCTGCGCACGTTCCTGCGCAATGATCTCGCGCCGGAATTCAGGGTGCTCGACGTGCCCGACGGGCGGGCGGGGCTCGCCATGGCGCTGGCGGAGATCCCGGATCTGGTGCTCAGCGACGTGATGATGCCTGAAATGAACGGCTTCGAGCTCTGCCGGCGCCTGAAGGAGGACGAGCGCACCAGCCACGTGCCGGTCATCCTGCTGACCGCCCGCACCGAGGCGGAGCAGCGACATCACGGCCTGCGCCTGGGCGCCGACGACTACCTGCCCAAGCCCTTCGACGCCGAGGATCTCAAGCTGCGCATCCGCAACCTCATCGACCAGCGCCGCAAGCTGGCCGAGCGCTACGCCCGCAAGCTGGCCGTCCTCGAACCCGAGGCCATGCCCGTCACCTCGGCCGACGAGCGCTTCGTGTTGCGGGGGCGAGAGATCGTCGATATCCACCTGGACGATCCGGACTTCACCGTGGAGGCCTTCTGCCAGGAAATCGCCGTCAGCCGCACCCAGCTGCACCGCAAGCTCAAGGCCGTGATCAACCAGTCGGCGACGGAATTCATTCGCACGCACCGACTTCAGCGCGCCGCGCAGTTGCTCGAGGGCGGGTACGGGAACGTCACGGAAGTCGCCTACGCGGTCGGATTCCGCAATCTCTCTTATTTTGCAAAGACTTTCCGCGTCCTCTACGGCGTCCAACCCTCAGATTATCCTCCCCGCGGCTGATTTGGAACATCGCGCGCCGATTTCGGAACGTGCGGGTTAGCGCGCCTGTGCGGCCGTCCGCCATACTTATGCCTGTTCGGGAGCCGGTGTAGGCATCTCGAGCGACCGGTACAATGAGCGGCACGATCGCCTACGGGCCCCGCGTCGCTCGCAACCTGAAAGGGAGACATCATGAAGACGCTCACGTGCATGCTCGCAGCGCTGGCCCTGCTGGCCGGCGTCGCCTCCGCCGCCGACCTCTGGGATCAGACGGGATTCGATCCGTGGGGAGCCGGTTTCTTCAACGTCGCCGCGGGCGGCCCCCCCTTCGGCATGACCGTCTACACGGTCAACCACGTCACGGTCGAGGCCGACAACCAGTGGACGATCAGCAGCATCTCCACCTACTACTCGGCGCTGGATCCGGGCTGGGGCGGCAGCATCAGCCAGGGTTACGTCAACGTGTTCTCCAAGACCGGTCCCCTGCCGATCGACGGCGTCGACGATCCCTCGGCCGGCATGCTGGTGCCCATGTCGGCGGTACTGGACGTCGATCACTTCGTGGTGACGGCGTCGGGCCTGAACATCACCCTGAATCCGGGCGAGTACTGGATCGGCATGACGCCCATGGCCGCGTCCGGTCCCATGGGCCCGGAGATCCATCTGTCGACGACGTCCTTCTACGGCGACGCGTCGGCTTCCTTCGACCAGTATGCGTTCCCCGGCCCGCCCGCGTGGTTCAACTTCAACCCGGGTGTGGATGCCGCAATCCTGATCCAGGGAAACTTGATCGTCGCGAACGAGGAGATGGTCTGGGGCGAGCTGAAGTCCCTCTATCGATAGGCAGGCGGTTTCGCCTTGATTCGCGCTGGTGAAAGGACGGGCGGCGACCATGGCGGCCGCCGCCCGCCCGCAGGCAAAGACGGGAGAGATGGGATGAAACTCGCAAGTAAAAGGTACCTCTGGGCTTTGCCGATCATCGCGCTGCTCTTTGGCGCCGCGCAGGCCGAGGTCACGATCGACTACTACGACGGCATCGCGTTCCTGGACATGTCAACCGACGGCACCGTCATGGCCGGCAACACGCCGGCCTACGAGGCATGCATCTGGACCGAGGCGGGCGGGGTCGTGCCCCTGGGCATGAGCACCACCGCCGTTTTCGGCACGGGTTCCGGCAGTCCGGACATCTCCGACGACGGCGTCTGGGTCTCGGCGACGATCCTCGGCGCCGACAGCACCTACACGACGGCCGGCGTCTGGAGCGAGGCCACCGGCTGGATCGAGGCCATGCCGCCCATGCCGCCGGGTGGCGATCCCATGAGCGGTTACCAGTACGGCTCGGCCTGGGGACTGTCCGGGGACGGCAGCACCCTGACCGGCCTGTTCTGGTATCCCGGCCAGCCCGGCGGCGGCGCCCACGCCCTGTCCTGGACCCAGGCCGGCGGCGCGGTGGATATCGGCGTGGACGGCAGCACCAGCCGCGCCAACGCCGCCAACTACGACGGCTCGGTGATCGTGGGCTGGGACACGGCCCCGTTCGGGTACTGGCGCCCCACGGTTTGGGAGAACGGCGTGCGGACCATCCTGACCGATACGGAAGCCTTCTGCAACGCCTACGGCGTCTCGGCCGACGGGCTGACGGTCTACGGCGTGTCCCTGGACACGTCGATCATGACCCGGGTGGCGGCGATCTGGCGCAAGGAGGGCGGTGTCTGGAAGGAAGAGCTGCTCGGCGCGCTGCCTGGCACCTCGCCCGACCAGGGTCAGGCCTACCTCTCCGCCGCCACCGCCGACGGCCGGATGGCCGTGGGGTACAGCTCCCTCTATTTCGGAGAATCGACCGGCATCATCTGGACCCGCGACACGGGCCTGGTCGATGTCGAGGACTTCCTCGAGGACAACGGCGTCACGCTCGATCCCTGGTTCGACTTCCAGTCGCTGACCTGCGTGTCCGCGGACGGCTCGATCATGGCCGGCGTCGGCCAGGAGATGGTCTTCCCCTTCCCCGCGAAGGGCTTCATCATCCACACGGGTTTCACCACCGACGTGCCTTCTGTGGCCTCGCGGGTCGAGGTCGAGCGCAACTACCCCAATCCCTTCAACCCGGCGACCAGCATCCCGGTCGTCCTGGCCGAGGGCGGTCACGCCCGCCTCGAGGTCTTCGACGCGGCCGGACGCCGGATCAAGGTCTTGCACGACGGCGAGCTGCCGTCGGGCCGGCACGAGTTCCGCTGGGACGGGATGGACGCGCGGGGCGTGGCTGCGCCCAGCGGCGTCTATCTCGCCCGCGTCAGCGATCGCGCCGGATCCGTCGCGAGCCGGAGCATGACGCTCGTGAAGTGACGTCGCGGCCGAAGTGCAACCGGCCGCGAATTCGTTGCAACGTGGGACCCTCCCACGGTTCGGACGGGACGCCGGGACCCTGACCCGGCCCCGTCCCCGTTCACCGTCCGGCGCCGGCGCCGGCATGGCCGAAGGACTCGTGATGAAGAGCTTGATAGGCGTTCTGATGACGCTGTTCGCGTGCGGCGCGGCCCTGGCCGGCGCCCTGAGCCCGGATCTCGACGCCCGGCTGGCCGGCAAGGGCGGCGACGTGTTCGTCCGCGTGCTGGTCGTGCTGCAGGACCGGATCGATATCTCCGGGCTGGACGCCGAGCTGCGGGACGCGCAGGTCAGCTTGAAGGAGCGCCACCGGATCGTGGTGGAGACGCTCCAGGCCAAGGCCGCGCAGGCGCAGACGGACCTGCTGTCCGATCTGGCGGCGCGAACCGCCACGGGCGCCGTGAAGAGCTATCGCGCCCACTGGCTGCTCAACGCCGTGGTCGTCGACGCCACGGTCGCGGCGGTGCGGGAGATCGCCTCCCGGTGGGACGTGTCGGTGGTGGAGGCCGACCTCGCGGTGGAGATCATCGGTCCCGTCCCCGCCGGCAAGTCCGCGCCGGCGGACAAGGATTACGGCATCGGCGTGGCACCCGGCGTGCGGGCCATCGACGCGCCCCGCGTGTGGTACGAGCTGGGCGTGGACGGCAGCGGGGCGCTGGTCGCCAACCTCGACTCCGGCGTGAACCTGACCCACCCTGCCCTCGCCGGCGGCTGGCGCGGCAACACGGCGCCCGCGGGCGAATGCTGGCTCGATGCAGCCGGCCTGGACATGGAAATGCCGGACGACCTGCTCGGACACGGCTCCCACGTGATGGGCACCATCGCCGGCGTGGCCCCCGACGACACCATCGGCGTGGCGCCCGGCGCCCAGTGGATCGCGTCCAACGGCACCTGGGCGCCCTCGTCCGAGGCGCTCATCAGCATGGTGCTCGCATCGCTGGAATTCTTCACCGATCCCGACGGCGACCCGGCGACCATCGACGACGTGCCCGACGTGGTCCAGAACAGCTGGGGCGTCAACGGTGGCTTCGAGGGCTTCGACGACTGCGACACCCACTGGTGGGACGCCATCGACGCCTGCGAGGCCGCGGGCGTAGTCCTGTTGTGGTCCGCCGGCAACAACGGCCCCTTCGCCGGCTCGATGAACAGCCCCGCCGACCGGGCCACCACCGCCCTGAACTGCTTCAGCGTAGGTTCGGTCGCCGCCTATGCACCCTACGCGGTCAGCGACTTCTCCAGCCGCGGCCCCTCTGATTGCGGCGGCGACTCCGCCGTCAAGCCGGAGATCACGGCGCCGGGCGAGGACATCTACAGCGCCTACCTCGGGGACAGCTACTACTACATGAGCGGCACGTCCATGAGCGGTCCCCACGTAGCCGGCGTGGTGGCGCTCATGCGCGCCGCCGATCCCGACCTGGACGTGAACACCATCAAGCAGGTCCTGCTGGACACGGCGACCGACCTGGGCCCCGCCGGCGAGGAGAACGACTACGGCCACGGCCTGGTCAACGCCTATGCCGCCGTGCTGGCGATCATCCCCGGCTACGGCGACCTGGAGGGCCTGGTGACCGACGCCCTGGGCGGCACGCCCCTGGCCGGCGCCACCGTTGCGGCCAGCGCGGACGGCGCGCTCACCCGCTACACGACAACCGACGGCAACGGCTTCTACCATCTCGACCTGCCGGCGGGGGAGTGGACCGTCGAGGCGGTGAGCTTCGCCTACGCGACCGGGCAGACGTCCGCCACCGTGCCGCTGGACGGGCTGGGCTTCGCCAACCTGGCGCTCGACCTGGGCCCGACGGTCGAGGTGACCGGGCAGGTCCTGCTGCCGAGCGTGATGGGCGCGCCGGGCGCCGAGGTCCGCGTGGTCGGCCGGCCCGTCGCGCCTGCCGTGACGGACGCGGCCGGCGATTTCGTCATGACACTTCCCGTCGGTTACGACTACGTCTTCCTCGCCACGCTCGACGGTTATCTGCCCAAGCGCAAGGCGGTCCGGATCGACGCGGCCGTCTACATGGCCTTCGTCCTGGACGAGATGGGCCGCGAGGGATTCGAGCGGGGCAACCTGTCGTTCTATCCGTGGGTGCTGTCGGGCGAGGGCGACTGGGCGGCGTCGGTGCATGCCGCGCACGAGGGATTCTGGTCCGCCAT is drawn from bacterium and contains these coding sequences:
- a CDS encoding S8 family serine peptidase; the encoded protein is MKSLIGVLMTLFACGAALAGALSPDLDARLAGKGGDVFVRVLVVLQDRIDISGLDAELRDAQVSLKERHRIVVETLQAKAAQAQTDLLSDLAARTATGAVKSYRAHWLLNAVVVDATVAAVREIASRWDVSVVEADLAVEIIGPVPAGKSAPADKDYGIGVAPGVRAIDAPRVWYELGVDGSGALVANLDSGVNLTHPALAGGWRGNTAPAGECWLDAAGLDMEMPDDLLGHGSHVMGTIAGVAPDDTIGVAPGAQWIASNGTWAPSSEALISMVLASLEFFTDPDGDPATIDDVPDVVQNSWGVNGGFEGFDDCDTHWWDAIDACEAAGVVLLWSAGNNGPFAGSMNSPADRATTALNCFSVGSVAAYAPYAVSDFSSRGPSDCGGDSAVKPEITAPGEDIYSAYLGDSYYYMSGTSMSGPHVAGVVALMRAADPDLDVNTIKQVLLDTATDLGPAGEENDYGHGLVNAYAAVLAIIPGYGDLEGLVTDALGGTPLAGATVAASADGALTRYTTTDGNGFYHLDLPAGEWTVEAVSFAYATGQTSATVPLDGLGFANLALDLGPTVEVTGQVLLPSVMGAPGAEVRVVGRPVAPAVTDAAGDFVMTLPVGYDYVFLATLDGYLPKRKAVRIDAAVYMAFVLDEMGREGFERGNLSFYPWVLSGEGDWAASVHAAHEGFWSAMSGPTADFKASTMSVELEFPDGEISFWYKVSSEEWYDYLLFYIDDELAGAWSGDVDWAQAVFAVAPGPHLYSWSYAKDGAVADGVDAAWIDLIGAPMYPALGIRGPMAVNKALASGETSSQALTLVNDGEADLEVSLYAYTVAPLDTASATHGGPDIYGHFWRDSDDPAGPAYDWLELAGVGDAHAFGDDETMTFALPFPFTFYGQTFSELNVCSNGWASLDSGDNDNLNMPIPHPDTPNNLLAPFWDDLAPHQGGTVYTWSDTAGGRFVVQWDHVPFYNVPHYQTFELVLSADGGVVFQYQDIRDRVSASVGIENGAGDDGLQVSFNQAYLHDEMAIAFIPPLDWLEVAPAAFTVPVGGEMAIEVSLDAAGLPDGAYLGYVHVVSNAHERPERIIPVGLFVTGTTGVEAGAPQRYMLGAATPNPFNPSTRIEFAVPAGGGRVELAVYDLAGRLVRRLAAGEFPAGRQEVVWRGDDQGGRCVPSGTYVYRLLAGDFRESRKMMLIK
- a CDS encoding response regulator, whose translation is MKRAVSSSVPRVLCAALLWSCLCVPPACLAQGAEPPSIFSSDIEPVFEHLTIDDGLPENSVRAILQDRWGFLWLGTQNGLVRYDGYDMRVFLPTPGDSTAFGGRTIEALYEDSDGYLWIGTFLNGLWRFDPRTETFTGFPLLPEGLNEGGRGRVTDICEDGSGRIWVALEQGLASLDRKTGQGQWYDPDFPEDVGPTDEGYSAVLADRWGRVWAGTEDRGIVVLDLEKGSMRFHTHDPQDEATLASRFVTDIYEDAAGTVWVTCNGGLSRWDPVADAFFSLVPAPVGDEVDNYLVCITHDERENLFWIGAAAGLYAFDPAASRFRLFAHDPSRPLSPVNGPVLSVICDRSGLVWAGSWLAGLNKMDPGGGWFRIRRHDPADPGSLDRDGVMAIHEDAADVLWVGTSSVPRGGGLGGLNRRERPDGPFRTLNMAPGGGREMPAVVGLHEDAGGTLWIGTVRGLWRVDGGSVVKVQAGQDPEAAVLSSATLRAVVSDARGNLWMGTHGGLFRWHRPTGRLVRYLRDPGDPHSISSNTITLFHVDGQGRVWASTDDRGLNLYRPETDDFRRYFDPERGLDTVMDIHETADGKFWLGSFAGLLLFDPEHGVETIYDRRHGLPNDQVVSLLPDGAGRLWLSTGKGFARFDPATEAFRTFDVRDGLPSNEVHFAHCRGRDGTLHFGGHHGLVSILPDLFQDNPVVPSVVLTDIAVQGASLPIGGDSPLAQPSHMTAALVLAHDRNDVAFTFTALDFGRPERNGYRYRLENYDARWRNQGGERTATYTNLDPGRYVFNVQGSNRDGVWNEAGVSLALTISPPWWETGWAYALYVLLAIALAYAIYRQVVQRERLRAAVAVEHAEALQYQELDRMKSRFLANITHEFRTPLTLIKAPLQRLQEGVTAEPGDLYATMARNAGRLGQLIDQLLDLSRLEAGRLPVKWRREDCLDFLRLHVASFQSLAEVRGIELVSDIPGEKCDAWCDRDLLDKLAGNLLSNALKFTPEGGRVEVAVAVGAETDEIRVPVARHREGETRSARARELRITVANTGSYIPPAECERIFDRFHQVERHAGSGIGLALVKEITEWLGGRIAVESDERTGTLFTATVPIFVTAPIDEYEADAAEPVETEDADNETADAATGETERPDEPAPLVLVVEDHPDLRTFLRNDLAPEFRVLDVPDGRAGLAMALAEIPDLVLSDVMMPEMNGFELCRRLKEDERTSHVPVILLTARTEAEQRHHGLRLGADDYLPKPFDAEDLKLRIRNLIDQRRKLAERYARKLAVLEPEAMPVTSADERFVLRGREIVDIHLDDPDFTVEAFCQEIAVSRTQLHRKLKAVINQSATEFIRTHRLQRAAQLLEGGYGNVTEVAYAVGFRNLSYFAKTFRVLYGVQPSDYPPRG